CGTGATATTATCTGAGAGATAAATTATTTTTGAATAACAGTGACATTTTTTTAGCTACACCATTGAAAACCTGCTACATACCCTCACCATATGCGCTATCTTTTTCCCCAATGTTTTGCCCATGTTTGGGACCTTCAACCTTTAAAGACCTGTCATAGGTCCATGGCTGAATGTGAACCTTTAAAAAAAAGACGCGACACGTCGTGAGAGAAAGGATACGGGGGGAAAAGGGACGGGATATAAAGCATTGTGGATTGAAGGTGTTAGATATGGATTTTAGCGTGATAGTTTCCCGCAAAATGGTGCCGGACAGCCCTGCTCTTTAAATTGACCAttagtaaagaaaaagaagaggaagattgAAACTTAGGTGCAAAGTGCAAATTATTTAAGCTACAAGTACCACATGATCCTAAAGTAGTACCAAATGCTTAGGGTCAGGGTAGATAGAGTCTAGATACAATGGCATAAAACACATTTATGccatcaataaaaacacaaattATACGTAATCCCTTAATTAAGGGGGACAATTAAAACAATAAAAGTAAAGATATACTGTTTAGTCTTCCGAAAGGAAAGTAGAATCCATAGGAAAAAAACAATCACCACAAAACTTGAGATCTCAGCCCTCCATACGGGATTGAAGGGTCATTATAAATCTTAGTATGTCCCTGTTAAATCGTATTTTATTACTAAAGTATATTTCATTCTATCAGTGTTATTTTTTTACGATAAAATGGAAtagaatgaaaaaaaaaggaagaaaaaaagaataatGGTGGTGGAGGAGGGCAGTCAcactttttgtttatttattattattagtagTAGTAGCAAGGGTTTTCACCCAAGGATAAGAAAGATCTCTCTTAGACTCCAAAATACAAAATCACTATAATTTTGGCCTTTCTCCATCTCTGTTCTCTTCTCCAGTGTTGAACATTTCTCAGAGGGATCCGTTTTTTTCTATCACTTTGAAATTTCCTGGTAAGTactttactttattataatttcTCACCTTGGTTATTGTTTCTAGGATCTGGGGTTTTGTTTATTCACTGTTTTCTGTAATGGGTTCTCGTTAATTCACTGTTTTGTGTAATGGGTTCTTGTTTATGTAACCATTAGTGCTCATAtggaatttttttcttcaatagttcatgtttcttggggttgttttttgatttcttgttttctgtttgtttgtttttctctcTTCCAGATGTACATAAGTGTTAATGCTGAAGGATTGTTACTAGAATTTTGATGAAACAATAAGAAAATGGGTGGAGATCAGAAGAAGCCAGTTTATTCTGCaaattttcttcttattcttcttgtatGTTCTGTTGCAGTCGTTATCAGTGAGACAGATCCTGGAGACTTGCAGATACTACTCGATTTTCGGAAAGGCTTGGATAATCCGGAATTACTGAAATGGCCTACTAATGATGCTGATCCATGTAAAGGTCCATGGCCTCATGTTTTCTGCAATGGTAATAGAATTGCACAAATTCAGGTACAAGAACTGGGATTAATTGGTCCTCTTCCTCAGAATTTCAATCAGTTAACTGAACTTGAGAATTTGGGTCTTCAGAGGAACAAATTCAATGGAAAATTACCCACTTTTAAAGGTTTGTCTAAATTAAGCAAGGCTTATTTGGGTGGTAATCAGTTTGATACCATTCCTTCTGATTTTTTTCAAGGGCTTGATAGTTTGCAGATCTTAACTTTGGAGGAGAATCCTTTAAACAAGACTACAGGATGGTCGATTCCTTCCGACTTGCAGAATTCTGCGCAATTACAGACTCTATCTATGACGCGCTGCAACTTGATTGGTAGTATACCGGATTGGTTAGGAAGCATGGCATCTCTTGAGAGTTTGAGATTGTCTAACAATCGACTCACTGGTGCGCTTCCTGAAAGTTTCAAGGACTCTTCATTGAAGAATTTGTGGTTGAATAATCAAGATGGAGGTGGATTTACGGGTACCATAGATGTAATTGCTTCAATGACTTCGTTAACAACTGCGTGGCTACATGGTAACCAGTTTACAGGCATGATTCCATCAAGTATTGAAGAGTTAACTTCTTTGGAGGATCTTAATCTCAATGGGAATCAACTTTCTGGTATTGTTCCTGCTGGCTTGACTGAACTAAAAAGCTTACAGAAGTTGGATTTGAGTAATAACCATTTGATGGGGCCGACGCCAAAGTTTAATTCTGGTAATAAAAAATTTTCTATGTCTAATAATGCATTTTGCCAAGATGTTGCTGGAGCTGCATGTTCTGCTGAAGTTATGGTCCTTATTGATTTCCTTGCCGCTCTTAATTTCCCGGTGAGACTTACTTCTCAGTGGGGAGGTAATGATCCGTGTAAGGGTCAATGGTTTGGACTGAGTTGCGAAGACCAAAAGGTTTCAGTTATTAATTTGCCTAATCAGCATCTCAATGGTAGTCTCAGTCCTTCAATTGGCAAGTTAGATTCTCTGCGTCGGATTCAATTAAAGCAAAACAATATTACTGGTCAGATTCCTGCTAGTCTTGCTGAATTGAAATCTTTAACATCTGTAGATGTAAGTTATAATAATATTCAGCCTCCACTACCTAAATTCAGTAGTAGGGTTGAGATTTTTACCAAAGGGAATCCTCCATTGGATAGTGGTCAGGATGGAAAAACTACAGGTGGTGACTCGCCGTCAAGCCCTGACACTCCAAGTGGTACTGGTACTAATGATGGGGATAAGTCTTCCCCTGGAGGTTCACAATCTGGAGGAGGATCTAAACTGGTTGTGATTGTTGTACCCATTGTGAGTTTCGCATTTTTGGTTCTTCTGGCCGTTCCGTTGTCTAAGTACTTCTGTAAAAAGAGGAAAGGAAATCCAGCACCAAGCTCTTATGTGGTTCACCCTAGAGACCCATCTGATTCAGATAATATGGTTAAGATTGTTGTAACAAATGGCAGTACTGGAAGCTTATCTACTCTACCAGGGAGTAGTCATCAGAGTATAAATAGTGCTGGGACTAATGAATCACATATTATCGAGTCTGGAAACCTAGTTATATCAGTGCAGGTTCTTCGTAATGTGACCAACAATTTTGCTTCTGAGAATGAGCTTGGCAAAGGTGGTTTTGGTAGAGTTTACAAGGGTGAACTAGACGATGGTACAAAGATTGCAGTTAAGAGAATGGAGTGTGCTGTCATTAACGACAGAGCCCTGCATGAATTTCAATCCGAAATAGCGGTGCTCTCTAAAGTCCGTCACCGACATCTTGTATCTCTGCTTGGATACTCTATTGAAGGAAACGAAAGACTCCTGGTTTATGAATATATGCCTCAAGGGGCTTTAAGTAAGCATCTTTTTCAATGGGATAGTCTAAAAATGGAGCCTCTTTCGTGGAAGAGGCGGCTCAATATTGCTTTGGATGTTGCAAGAGGGATGGATTATCTTCATAACTTGGCGCGAGAAAGCTTCATACACAGAGATCTTAAGTCCTCGAATATTCTTTTAGGTGATGATTATCGAGCAAAGGTTTCAGATTTTGGATTAGTAAAACTTTCACCGGATGGAGCTAAATCTATCGTGACCCAACTTGCCGGGACTTTCGGATATTTGGCACCAGAATATGCTGGTAAGTGATTTTCATCATtccaattattttcttttatgtgcgTGGTTTAGTAATTTGAACATGACTTAAGTTATTTATTCACATTAAGAGCTCATAATTTCGTCTTTACTATGTCTTGATGATATACACAAAATTTTTGTTATTTTAGTTAAGAACTGGGTCTGTTTATTGATCTAGTATATAGTGCAGATGTGTACATGCTGAACTAGATGCATATGGTTTCTATTAATTGATTTGTCCAAATTTTTCACTGTTTTCGATAAACTAGGCACATATGCTTTTCATTGGTTGATTATGCCAGTTTCTTCATTGGTTTGTTGATTCAGTAAATAGTGCCCAAGGAGTACAGGCTGGTGTTTTCCATAATTTGTATGTGTATGCTTTTCATTGGTTGataatgtccaatgttttcaCTGTTTTTTTAATAACTAGACGCAAATAATGTTTTCACTGACTCTGATTTCCATGGCCAACTTATTCAGTCACGGGGAAGATAACGACGAAAGCGGATGTCTTCAGCTTTGGAGTCGTATTGATGGAGTTGGTGACGGGATTAATAGCACTCGACGAGAGCAGGTCAGAGGAGACCCGATATTTGGCTTCTTGGTTTTGGCAGGTTAAGTCAAACAAGGAAAGGCTGAGAGCTGCCGTTGATCGTGCCCTTGAAGTCACTGAAGAAACGTTTGAGAGTGTTTGCGTTATAGCTGAATTGGCTGGACACTGCACGGCAAGGGAACCCCATCAACGCCCTGATATGAGTCATGCAGTTAATGTTCTTTCTCCACTCGTCGAGAAGTGGAAACCAGTTGCTGATGAGACAGAGGAGGAATATTCAGGAATTGATTATAATTTACCTCTCAATCAAATGGTTAAAGGCTGGAAAGAATCGGAGGATAAAGACATTAGTTATTCTGGTGTAAATGACAGTCAAGGAAGTATTCCATCCACACCAGTTGGATTTGCAAATTCCTTTACTTCTGCGGATGGTCGATAATTAAGGTAGCTTAGTGCCCTTTGTTTTCGCCATCCCTCGTGGTTCTTTCTTCTTTAGTTGCCTTTCTAGTTGTAGATAATAAAAAGTTTATGCATTTTGACCAGAGTTCCCTTTTTTCTCTTTGTATAAAAAAGATTTTAGACACAGTTGACTTTCGGTCAGAATGGGCGGAAATATAAGAAACCTGAAAACATCCCATCTTCCATGATATCGCTGTGTCCTCGGCTTTGATTTTTTAACAACGTTAACTGCAAAGTTGTTTAAAATTGCTGAACAAATCATCTTTACGAACATTCACAGCATCAATCCACAAACAAACCTCCTGTTCACTTTAAAGATGTCAAGAACTTAAGGTGGTGCGAGCAGATCATACAAGGAAAAATGCTACTTATCAACAATCTAACTAGAGCATGTAACTAAGTAGCGTCTATTACTTTTTATTACGGCATCTTTATATGATTTGTAAACAGACATACGAGTGatatttcaaaattcaaattcctGATAATTCTTTGGAAGACTAATTTATATAATTATTTGTGTTTTGTAATCACGAATTCATCGTATCATCAGAAAACATCCCATCATCAACAAGAAATAGACctaaccaaaaaaagaaaaaactcaatccggttatcGCCAAACAAATACTAGCCTTGCTTTCCAATTAATTACTTCATATGTTATgcatttttctctttttcttttgaagacaAAGGATAAAAATACAGTATCATACAAAGAGGGATACGgaaaaataaatgaatgaaatTTACCAccttttaacatttttttttactaaattatataattttattaccaaaggatgaaacaaaagattacaaaaGTAGCCAGAGCATAAATGTAGGCTAATATTCAAAAATAACAA
This portion of the Papaver somniferum cultivar HN1 chromosome 11, ASM357369v1, whole genome shotgun sequence genome encodes:
- the LOC113323795 gene encoding receptor protein kinase TMK1-like; translation: MGGDQKKPVYSANFLLILLVCSVAVVISETDPGDLQILLDFRKGLDNPELLKWPTNDADPCKGPWPHVFCNGNRIAQIQVQELGLIGPLPQNFNQLTELENLGLQRNKFNGKLPTFKGLSKLSKAYLGGNQFDTIPSDFFQGLDSLQILTLEENPLNKTTGWSIPSDLQNSAQLQTLSMTRCNLIGSIPDWLGSMASLESLRLSNNRLTGALPESFKDSSLKNLWLNNQDGGGFTGTIDVIASMTSLTTAWLHGNQFTGMIPSSIEELTSLEDLNLNGNQLSGIVPAGLTELKSLQKLDLSNNHLMGPTPKFNSGNKKFSMSNNAFCQDVAGAACSAEVMVLIDFLAALNFPVRLTSQWGGNDPCKGQWFGLSCEDQKVSVINLPNQHLNGSLSPSIGKLDSLRRIQLKQNNITGQIPASLAELKSLTSVDVSYNNIQPPLPKFSSRVEIFTKGNPPLDSGQDGKTTGGDSPSSPDTPSGTGTNDGDKSSPGGSQSGGGSKLVVIVVPIVSFAFLVLLAVPLSKYFCKKRKGNPAPSSYVVHPRDPSDSDNMVKIVVTNGSTGSLSTLPGSSHQSINSAGTNESHIIESGNLVISVQVLRNVTNNFASENELGKGGFGRVYKGELDDGTKIAVKRMECAVINDRALHEFQSEIAVLSKVRHRHLVSLLGYSIEGNERLLVYEYMPQGALSKHLFQWDSLKMEPLSWKRRLNIALDVARGMDYLHNLARESFIHRDLKSSNILLGDDYRAKVSDFGLVKLSPDGAKSIVTQLAGTFGYLAPEYAVTGKITTKADVFSFGVVLMELVTGLIALDESRSEETRYLASWFWQVKSNKERLRAAVDRALEVTEETFESVCVIAELAGHCTAREPHQRPDMSHAVNVLSPLVEKWKPVADETEEEYSGIDYNLPLNQMVKGWKESEDKDISYSGVNDSQGSIPSTPVGFANSFTSADGR